GCAGACCGTGGACAACTCGGATCGCATCATGCTGCGAGCCGATGGCACGCAGCTCCCCGTCCTGAAAACCGTCACCCCGATCCATGTCCGGGGTAAACAGAAATACCTGGAATGTTTCATCGACATCCGGGCCAGGAAGAAGGCGGAAATCGAATTGCAACGCTCGCGCGAACAGTTCGAACTGGCGGTCAAAGGGTCCAACGACGGCATCTGGGATTGGGACTTGCGAACCAACACCCTCTATCTCTCTCCGAAATGGAAAGAACAACTCGGATACGGCGACGAAGAATTGGAAAACGTTTTCTCTACATTTGAATATCTCCTCCACCCTGAGGACCGGCCACATGTCCTTGAATATATCCAGCGATATTTACAGGGGGACGCCCAGCGCTACACCCATGAATTCAGAATGCGCCACAAGGATGGGACATACCGGTGGATACTGGCCCGGGGGGAGGCGGTGCGCAACGCCTCCGGCGCTCCCGTGCGCATGGCCGGTTCGCATACCGACATGACCGAGCAGAAAAAAGCCCAGAGGCGGCTGGAGGAATTCGCCCGACAGATGGAAATCAACAATGTCGAGCTGGACCAGGCCCTCAGCCAGGCCCAGGCCGCCACACAGGCCAAGAGCGAATTTCTAGCCAATATGAGCCACGAGATCCGCACCCCCATGAACGGGGTCATCGGCATGACCGGCCTGCTCCTTGGGACCGACCTCACGGACGAGCAACGCCGCTACGCCGAGATCATCCGCACCAGCGGCGAATCCCTTCTGAACCTCATCAACGACATCCTTGATTTCTCCAAGATCGAGGCCGGAAAGCTGGAGATGGAGGTTCTGGACTTCGACCTGCTGGATCTCGTCGATGATTTCTCCGACGCCATGGCCGTACGGGCCCAGGAAAAGGGGCTGGAATTTCTGTGCTTCGTCGATCCGGATGTCCCCATATCCCTGCGCGGGGATCCGGGCAGGCTGCGCCAGGTGCTCAACAATCTCGTCGGGAACGCCATCAAGTTCACCCACGCCGGGGAGGTGACCGTCAAGATCACCCTGACGGACGACCAAGATGACGGCTGCCTGTTGTGTTTCTCGGTGCGCGATACCGGCATTGGCATAGCTGAGGAAAAACATGCCGCGCTCTTCGACAAGTTTTCCCAGGCGGACGCCTCGACCACCCGGAAGTATGGCGGCACCGGCCTGGGCCTGTCCATCTCGAAGCAGCTGGTGACGATGATGGGCGGAGAGATCGGGGTCAACAGCACGGAGGGCCGGGGTGCGGAATTCTGGTTCACCATCGCGGCGGGGAAACAGAAACACGGCGTCAGGGAGGCCGTTTCTCCGACGATGTTGCACGGGGTGCGGGCGCTGGTCGTGGACGACAACACGACGAATTGCGAGATCCTGACGATCAACATGGCCAGTTGGGGCATGCGGCCCTACGAGGTCCAAAGCGCGCCCCTGGCCCTGGGGGCGCTGTATCAGGCGATTGAGGAGAACGATCCGTACCGCCTGGCCGTCATCGACATGCAGATGCCGGGCATGGATGGCCTGGCCCTGGGCCGGGCCATCAAGGCCGATCCGCGACTGGCCGGGGTCGCGATGGTGATGCTGACCTCCATGGGGACGCGCGGCGACGCCCGCCGTTTTGCCGAGGCGGGCTTCCGGGCCTACGAGGTGAAACCCATCCGGCGCAGGGATTTGCTCAACATCCTGCAACGCGTGCTGCAGGACGCCGACAGCCAGGACGATCAGCGCATCATCACCCGCAAAACCGCCCGGGAGGGCGTGTCTGCGTTGCCGCACTCCGGACGCATCCTCGTTGCGGAAGACAACATCACCAACCAACAGGTGGCCCTGGGGATTCTCGCCAAGCTGGGTATGCGCGCTGACGCCGTCGCCAACGGCGTGGAGACTCTGCAGGCCCTCAGGACCATACCCTACGATCTGGTGCTCATGGATGTGCAGATGCCGGAAATGGACGGCTTCGAGGCGACCAGGCGCATCCGGAGCCCCCAAAGCGCCGTCCTCGACCACACGATCCCGATCATCGCCATGACCGCCCACGCCATGCAGGGATACCGGGAAAAATGCCTGGCGGCAGGCATGAACGACTATGTGCCAAAGCCTGTCTCGGCCAAGGGTCTCGCCGAGGCCCTGGCCAACTGGCTGCCGGATCGCACAAAGGTCCGGAAAAAGGAGGCTTCGCCCACCCCGCCGGAATCCGCCGGGACGGCCTGCGGCGACCAGGGGCCAGCCTCTTTCGACAAGGCGGCCATGTTGTGCAGGATGATGGACGACGAGGACTTGGCGCTCCAGATCGTCATGGCCTTTCTGGACGACGTTCCCCAAAGGATCAAAAGCCTGCTGGAGAGCATCCGATCCGGAGATTGCGCGGCCGCTGAGCGCATCGCCCATTGCCTCAAAGGGGCGTCCGCAAACGTCAGCGCCGAACGACTGAAGGATCTGGCGTCCAAAATCGAGCAGGCCGGGAAGGCCGGGAACCTCTCCTTGCTCAAAACCTATTCCCTGGACATTGAAGCCGTCTTCAACAGCGCCAAGGCAGCCATACAGCGCGAATACCATCTCCGGTGAGCCGCGCCAGCAACGCCCGCCTCCATTGCCAAGGCGGCCTTTCCTCATCCGGCAACGGCGGCCCGCATCCTTCTCCCCGTCCTTTCCGCCCGACGGAAGCAGGAGGCCATGCCGCAGGCCATCGACCTGACCGTCGGCCACGACTCCATTCCTGAATCCTTCCCGGCCCGGGGCCTGTCGGCCCAGGGCGTATCCGGCCCCTCCCCGACCGCCTCACGGCGCGTCCTTTCGATGGGAGAGCCCCCTGCGGCGGTCTGCGGCATCCCCCGGCCCGTGGGCCGAACCCGGGATGGGCGCGGCCTGCGCGTCGGCCAGGCCCAGTTGCTGCGGGGCCTGCTGCCTGGGGGACTCCTGTCGCCCGGCCCCGACGTAAGGATTGCGGCCAAGCCGGAAGGGCCAGCAGGGGCACGGCTCAAGGCCCGGGCTGACGCCGCCCGCCGTACAGCCCCCCGGGGCGTCGGCCGCAGCGCAGCCTTCGCAGTATCGCCGGACCACGGCGACCACATTGCGGGACGCGCCATCGGGAAACGTGCCCTGCCGGTACGGATGAAAGGGACAGTCCGCCGATGCGCAGGCCCCGGCCGGTCCCCCGAAGCATTCCCGGCAAAAGGCCGCAATGGCTTGCAGCGGGGTCCGGCGCTTGCCCGCATAGCCGGGGACCGATGGCTTGTTTTTCATGGCGCCGCCTCCATAAACGTGCGGAGACTCTAGCGCAGGCCATGGGCAACCGTCGAGGCCCCCCGACCCGTGACATTCGGTCAGCAACGGTTTTTTGCCCGCGTATTTACAAAATTTTTACGCCTTGCCCCGCGATTTTAACACCCTGTTTACACGCCCGGGCGTATCCCGTTCCCATCGACTTTCACCAAGGAGGTCCGATGGACATGCTCATTTTCATCATCATCCTGGCCCTGGTCTTTGGGCTCTTTGGCCTGATCGTCCTGATCTCCGAACTGGAGGGGAAATAACCATGGACATCCTGGCGCTGTGTGTCGCGGTGGGCCTTTTCGCCTATCTCGTGACGGCCTTGTGCAAACCGGAGTGGTTCGAATGAAAACGACCGACGTGCTGCAATACCTGCTGTTCCTGGTCCTGCTCCTGGGCGCGTCCTGGCCCCTGGGCCTTTTCATGGCCCGGGTGTACCAGGACCGCCCCTGCGG
Above is a genomic segment from Desulfolutivibrio sulfodismutans DSM 3696 containing:
- a CDS encoding PAS domain-containing hybrid sensor histidine kinase/response regulator; this encodes MPSAHKKPVVKQAPSVKPTPPSPPPVDESHGATRTEDDAQTESDHLQRTIMESIPIGVAIIDAETRVIELVNSAAAVMFGARPEEIQGNRCHTFLCPAEECACPIGDLGQTVDNSDRIMLRADGTQLPVLKTVTPIHVRGKQKYLECFIDIRARKKAEIELQRSREQFELAVKGSNDGIWDWDLRTNTLYLSPKWKEQLGYGDEELENVFSTFEYLLHPEDRPHVLEYIQRYLQGDAQRYTHEFRMRHKDGTYRWILARGEAVRNASGAPVRMAGSHTDMTEQKKAQRRLEEFARQMEINNVELDQALSQAQAATQAKSEFLANMSHEIRTPMNGVIGMTGLLLGTDLTDEQRRYAEIIRTSGESLLNLINDILDFSKIEAGKLEMEVLDFDLLDLVDDFSDAMAVRAQEKGLEFLCFVDPDVPISLRGDPGRLRQVLNNLVGNAIKFTHAGEVTVKITLTDDQDDGCLLCFSVRDTGIGIAEEKHAALFDKFSQADASTTRKYGGTGLGLSISKQLVTMMGGEIGVNSTEGRGAEFWFTIAAGKQKHGVREAVSPTMLHGVRALVVDDNTTNCEILTINMASWGMRPYEVQSAPLALGALYQAIEENDPYRLAVIDMQMPGMDGLALGRAIKADPRLAGVAMVMLTSMGTRGDARRFAEAGFRAYEVKPIRRRDLLNILQRVLQDADSQDDQRIITRKTAREGVSALPHSGRILVAEDNITNQQVALGILAKLGMRADAVANGVETLQALRTIPYDLVLMDVQMPEMDGFEATRRIRSPQSAVLDHTIPIIAMTAHAMQGYREKCLAAGMNDYVPKPVSAKGLAEALANWLPDRTKVRKKEASPTPPESAGTACGDQGPASFDKAAMLCRMMDDEDLALQIVMAFLDDVPQRIKSLLESIRSGDCAAAERIAHCLKGASANVSAERLKDLASKIEQAGKAGNLSLLKTYSLDIEAVFNSAKAAIQREYHLR